The following are from one region of the Ignavibacteriota bacterium genome:
- a CDS encoding T9SS type A sorting domain-containing protein has translation MKKLLITALIFVLASLTIIAQDKAAGELIIWINNNPGAEIKIEVQLVSTLCWDAIDELGYYDVHDLTTEYPGSYQITFTDAHLDWEACWAQSTTYMFGLGNYKVTAYQKISGEFEERDYFYIDYRTSDLPENFGSGDVTVDFNVSNGNFYYRSTQNLFPTTTSIWAQKPWIDSVTTELEPLPPDNFNLTSSGAHPYISWNHSSNTGDYWTGYAVYRSVVSGCGSTAGTFGKIATVSKQITNYTDFTLAVSGPMTAYYKIAALNGNRGSEYTESLNICVGLNKGSTNETIYDYILRQNYPNPFNPTTQISFSLKENSFVSLKVYDILGREVAVLVNEVLTAGNHQVQFNGSSLKSGIYFYEIRTDKFRDMRKLVLLK, from the coding sequence ATGAAAAAGTTATTAATAACAGCATTAATTTTTGTATTGGCAAGCTTAACAATAATTGCCCAAGATAAAGCTGCAGGTGAACTAATTATTTGGATAAATAATAATCCCGGAGCAGAGATAAAAATTGAGGTTCAATTAGTAAGCACTTTATGCTGGGATGCAATAGATGAATTAGGATATTATGATGTTCACGATTTAACCACTGAATACCCAGGCTCTTATCAAATAACATTTACTGATGCTCATTTAGATTGGGAGGCTTGTTGGGCACAAAGTACAACCTATATGTTTGGACTTGGAAATTATAAGGTAACGGCATACCAAAAAATAAGTGGTGAGTTTGAAGAAAGAGATTATTTTTATATTGATTACCGGACATCTGACTTACCAGAGAATTTTGGTTCAGGAGATGTTACGGTTGATTTCAATGTTTCAAATGGGAATTTTTACTATCGTTCTACACAAAATCTCTTTCCAACAACCACATCAATTTGGGCACAAAAGCCTTGGATTGATTCCGTTACGACCGAGTTAGAACCATTACCACCAGATAATTTTAATTTAACTTCTTCAGGAGCTCATCCTTATATTAGCTGGAACCATTCTTCAAATACAGGTGATTATTGGACAGGGTATGCTGTTTATAGAAGTGTAGTTAGTGGTTGTGGTTCAACAGCCGGAACCTTTGGTAAGATTGCCACAGTTTCTAAACAAATAACAAATTACACTGATTTTACATTGGCTGTTAGCGGACCGATGACAGCATACTACAAAATTGCAGCACTTAATGGTAACAGGGGATCAGAATACACCGAATCGTTAAATATCTGTGTGGGTTTGAATAAGGGATCAACAAATGAAACAATCTATGATTACATTCTTAGGCAGAATTACCCAAATCCTTTTAATCCTACAACACAGATCTCATTTTCTCTTAAAGAAAATTCTTTTGTTAGTCTGAAAGTATATGATATACTTGGAAGAGAAGTTGCAGTTTTAGTAAACGAAGTATTAACCGCAGGAAATCATCAGGTACAGTTTAATGGAAGCAGTCTCAAAAGTGGAATATATTTTTATGAAATAAGAACAGACAAATTTAGAGATATGAGGAAGCTTGTTTTGCTTAAATAA
- a CDS encoding peptidylprolyl isomerase — translation MALMTNKVITINYTLKDKEGNLLDSTDNGGPFSFITGNMQVLPGLEEALVSMIIGSKKNIKLAAADAYGEYDENAIQKVNRSLFPEEAELETGMTYFAHSPEGQHIQFVITKIENDDITVNFNHPLAGKNLEFDVELLDVRDATPEEISHGHVHGPGGHHHH, via the coding sequence ATGGCATTAATGACAAACAAAGTCATAACGATTAACTATACATTAAAAGACAAAGAAGGAAACCTGCTTGATTCAACTGATAATGGTGGTCCGTTTTCTTTTATCACCGGAAATATGCAGGTTCTTCCCGGACTTGAAGAAGCACTTGTCAGTATGATAATCGGAAGCAAAAAAAATATTAAGCTTGCCGCGGCAGATGCCTACGGCGAGTATGATGAAAATGCAATTCAGAAAGTGAACCGCAGCTTGTTTCCTGAAGAAGCCGAACTTGAAACAGGGATGACTTACTTTGCTCACTCACCCGAAGGTCAGCATATTCAGTTTGTAATTACAAAAATTGAAAATGATGACATCACAGTAAACTTTAATCATCCTCTTGCAGGAAAAAATTTAGAATTTGATGTAGAACTTCTTGATGTGAGAGACGCAACCCCCGAAGAAATTTCACATGGACACGTTCACGGTCCCGGTGGTCATCACCATCACTGA
- a CDS encoding isoprenylcysteine carboxylmethyltransferase family protein — protein sequence MKRSIFFLYGIISYLIFFATFLYAIGFVGNYIEPKTIDSGFQGGSNAILIINLLLLSLFAIQHSIMARQWFKKWWTKIVPREIERSTYVLFSSIALIVLFYFWRPMPDVIWNVQKTALSSILTVLFFLGWFIVLTGTYLINHFELFGLQQVYLSLKNREFTYPKFVTPFYYKFVRHPLMLGFIIAFWATPVMTVGHLLFSIATTGYILIAIQLEERDLVSFHGEAYRRYQREVSQIIPMPAKKHNIAENIR from the coding sequence ATGAAAAGGTCAATTTTTTTCCTTTATGGAATAATTAGTTACTTGATATTTTTTGCTACTTTTCTTTATGCGATAGGATTTGTTGGTAATTATATTGAGCCAAAGACTATTGATTCAGGTTTTCAGGGTGGGAGTAATGCAATTTTAATTATTAATTTATTGCTGCTTTCACTATTTGCAATTCAGCATAGTATAATGGCAAGACAATGGTTTAAAAAATGGTGGACAAAAATAGTTCCCAGGGAGATTGAAAGAAGTACTTATGTTTTGTTTTCAAGTATCGCTTTAATTGTATTATTTTACTTCTGGCGACCGATGCCAGATGTTATCTGGAATGTGCAAAAAACCGCATTATCATCAATATTAACTGTGCTATTTTTTCTCGGATGGTTTATTGTTCTGACGGGAACATATCTTATTAATCATTTTGAGTTGTTCGGCTTACAGCAGGTTTATCTAAGTTTAAAGAACCGTGAGTTTACATATCCCAAATTTGTAACACCGTTCTACTATAAATTTGTAAGACATCCATTAATGCTCGGATTTATTATTGCTTTCTGGGCAACACCTGTAATGACTGTCGGTCATCTTCTATTTTCAATAGCGACTACCGGCTATATCCTGATTGCAATTCAATTAGAAGAGCGTGATTTGGTTAGTTTCCATGGAGAAGCTTACAGAAGATATCAAAGAGAAGTTTCACAAATAATTCCAATGCCTGCGAAGAAACATAATATCGCTGAAAATATTCGTTAA
- a CDS encoding ATP-binding protein — MKPENPFLVSGYYSPEYFCNREVETDKIIRSIKNGRNITIFSIRRLGKTGIIDHVFNSLKSDKKIHLFYIDILPTTDINGFVNLFAATLLGKLESKPEKFIKKIGEIFSGVRPVISFDPLTGAPNLQINIQSVEDADRSLGKIFLYLKESRKRIVIAIDEFQQITNFPEKNVEAMLRTNIQRAVGVNFIFSGSQKHILLSIFSKYGNPFYQSTEMMQLEHISEKAYSEFIISKFEKGKKKISNNTVAKILEICRQHTYYVQFLCNRLYGLKDGTISELLVKNTLESILKENEPVYINYRNLLTGYQWKVLTAIAIEGNAKRITSKDFIAKHNLGTPSSVHSAVRALLDREMIYNEGDNYLVYDVFLERWLEQISL; from the coding sequence ATGAAACCAGAAAATCCATTTTTAGTATCCGGATATTATTCTCCCGAATATTTTTGTAATAGGGAGGTGGAAACCGACAAAATAATTCGTTCCATTAAAAACGGAAGGAACATAACGATTTTCTCTATCCGGCGACTTGGAAAAACCGGAATTATAGATCATGTATTTAACAGTCTTAAATCGGATAAGAAGATACATCTGTTTTACATAGATATCCTGCCAACAACAGATATTAATGGTTTTGTTAACTTGTTTGCTGCCACTTTACTTGGCAAGCTTGAATCAAAACCCGAAAAATTCATTAAGAAAATTGGGGAAATTTTCAGCGGGGTTAGACCTGTAATCTCCTTTGATCCACTAACAGGGGCTCCAAATCTGCAAATTAATATTCAATCCGTTGAAGATGCCGACAGATCATTGGGGAAGATATTCCTGTATCTCAAAGAAAGCAGAAAAAGGATAGTTATTGCAATAGATGAGTTTCAGCAGATTACAAATTTCCCCGAGAAAAATGTGGAAGCGATGCTCAGAACAAATATTCAACGAGCTGTTGGAGTTAATTTTATTTTCTCTGGCAGCCAGAAACATATTCTGCTCTCTATTTTTAGTAAGTATGGAAACCCATTTTATCAAAGCACCGAGATGATGCAGCTTGAACATATCTCTGAAAAAGCTTACAGTGAGTTTATAATCTCAAAGTTTGAGAAAGGAAAAAAGAAAATCAGCAATAACACCGTTGCAAAAATTCTTGAAATATGCCGGCAGCACACTTATTATGTCCAATTCCTTTGTAATCGTCTTTACGGATTAAAGGACGGCACCATTTCTGAGTTATTAGTAAAGAATACCCTCGAAAGCATACTGAAAGAAAACGAACCCGTATATATTAATTACAGGAATTTGCTTACAGGTTATCAATGGAAAGTGCTCACGGCTATTGCTATTGAAGGAAATGCAAAGCGCATAACTTCAAAAGATTTTATAGCAAAGCATAATCTTGGCACACCCAGTTCCGTGCATTCTGCTGTCAGGGCTTTGCTAGACAGAGAAATGATTTATAATGAAGGGGATAATTATCTCGTTTATGATGTTTTCCTGGAAAGATGGCTTGAACAAATATCTTTGTGA
- a CDS encoding alpha/beta fold hydrolase → MKIRTTILFLLIISISIFAQFPDSQTDGKYYVVNGAKLWTVSFGEGEPLFFIAGGPGNNHYGLRRFDSLSTTNTLVYYDAFGRGKSDTAKVVTEYSLERDIEDLEGLRKAMGFDKINILGHSYGGVVAQGYAIKYPQNVSHLIIANSFHSYLMWQENCDNSNHEIKTNYPEIWEELMKIRMGGAVSSDPIHQEIYGRVPYGFLYAYNPENFLPSGKKSYPNPLNVKLYYQLVGRDGDFLVTNDIGTFDYRKQLKNLKMPILIYGGRYDRVAVPRMMVEYKLYCPQSEFVMFEKSGHNPQVEEPSKLFEVIREFLGK, encoded by the coding sequence ATGAAAATACGCACCACTATTCTCTTCTTATTAATAATAAGCATTTCAATCTTCGCACAATTCCCTGACAGCCAAACTGATGGAAAATATTATGTGGTAAACGGTGCGAAACTCTGGACTGTAAGTTTCGGTGAAGGTGAACCATTATTTTTTATTGCGGGCGGACCGGGAAATAATCATTATGGTTTAAGAAGATTTGATTCGCTTTCTACCACAAACACCCTGGTTTATTATGATGCCTTCGGAAGAGGGAAGTCTGATACTGCAAAAGTTGTTACAGAATATTCTCTCGAAAGAGATATTGAAGACCTTGAAGGTTTACGCAAAGCGATGGGCTTTGATAAAATAAATATTCTCGGTCATTCTTATGGCGGAGTTGTTGCACAGGGTTACGCAATTAAATATCCTCAGAATGTTTCTCACCTGATAATTGCAAACTCTTTTCACAGCTATTTGATGTGGCAGGAGAACTGCGACAATTCCAACCACGAAATAAAAACAAACTATCCTGAAATCTGGGAAGAGCTGATGAAAATAAGAATGGGAGGTGCGGTCTCAAGCGATCCGATACATCAGGAAATTTACGGACGTGTGCCTTACGGATTTTTATATGCTTACAATCCTGAAAATTTTTTACCTAGTGGGAAAAAATCATATCCCAATCCGCTGAACGTAAAATTGTACTATCAGCTGGTTGGCAGAGACGGCGATTTTCTGGTTACAAACGATATTGGCACTTTTGATTACAGGAAACAATTAAAAAATTTAAAGATGCCGATACTAATTTACGGCGGACGTTATGACCGTGTTGCTGTTCCAAGAATGATGGTAGAATACAAATTGTATTGTCCGCAGTCTGAGTTTGTTATGTTTGAAAAAAGTGGTCACAACCCGCAGGTTGAAGAACCTTCAAAACTTTTTGAAGTGATAAGAGAATTTTTGGGGAAGTGA
- a CDS encoding DUF1211 domain-containing protein, translating to MNKQFKVRGESQSRLESFSDATFALSITLLMISLEVPKTFSQILDLTDELIAFAITIVPLILIWQQHRLFFKRYGLDDRTILIWNTVLLFIVLIFIFPLKFLSLFIIRFFSFILFGTENVFSTMIESMQVPWLMVYYGVGAIGILFVFSRFYKHAIKMGTVIGLSREELTLTQYYKRIYSHLSLVPVISIIFVLAFMNIDVVLASIISGMLYSLTGVVFVVNQRWLKKAENL from the coding sequence ATGAACAAACAATTTAAAGTAAGGGGAGAAAGCCAGTCGCGCCTTGAAAGTTTCAGCGATGCTACGTTTGCTCTTTCTATAACTCTACTTATGATCTCTCTTGAAGTTCCAAAAACTTTTTCACAGATACTTGATCTTACGGACGAACTGATTGCATTTGCGATTACAATAGTTCCTTTAATTCTCATCTGGCAGCAGCATCGTTTGTTCTTTAAAAGATACGGACTGGACGACAGAACTATTCTGATCTGGAATACTGTTCTGCTCTTTATAGTTTTGATTTTCATTTTCCCGCTGAAGTTTTTATCACTCTTCATTATCAGATTTTTCAGCTTTATACTTTTCGGCACCGAAAATGTTTTCAGCACCATGATTGAAAGTATGCAGGTTCCATGGCTTATGGTTTATTACGGTGTAGGAGCCATCGGAATTTTATTTGTTTTCTCCCGTTTCTACAAGCATGCGATCAAGATGGGAACAGTAATTGGATTAAGCCGGGAAGAATTAACCCTTACACAATACTACAAAAGAATTTATTCGCATTTATCTCTTGTGCCGGTTATTTCTATAATCTTCGTACTTGCTTTTATGAACATTGATGTAGTGCTTGCCAGTATTATATCAGGAATGCTTTATTCTCTTACCGGTGTTGTGTTCGTAGTAAACCAGCGCTGGCTGAAGAAGGCAGAGAACTTGTAG